A part of Pradoshia eiseniae genomic DNA contains:
- a CDS encoding LuxR C-terminal-related transcriptional regulator yields MSKSLTNHMNTLLSKAIKLMAEYDDELLAEWNQVKDDLVEINDRYIESCEFIIDRLNTYMLASRYGVEAPAILSRMREDALEYFAYQPAAEKIIHLLNLLENATHTVLKRHIEFSSKLHPSIHYLFTKLSEVLVNLNTEDEMNLDKLCESLIQNTNLTIDWIARIEEQPDCFSVKKVHGKIGKIKREGYSTWYDILNTFGVDHSTLPVTYENELLLIGCENAFLHETMSMLFSLIDQHEKSYSTQWKDAVILFNEWIIKSQTLEQSCENICYGFGEFLPFERSALFRFSNMEQMAIGLYAHHLDKDEVKAIREQMIDIPAIQHKLNLLKPVGHTMRNFQPIYIEDAAYGFPEKVVKQFNLASMIIVPIYVPEEGQMIGGVLLDQGPGKHFPIDRTLFPALMKFGQSAGELMLRYIKPDYVNTGTDVREGVSFSPREIEIIKLLAEGASTTEAAVKLYLSEYTVRDYISTIMKRLNAKNRTEVAVKAIRMGVIE; encoded by the coding sequence ATGTCAAAATCATTAACTAATCATATGAACACATTACTATCAAAGGCAATTAAGCTAATGGCCGAGTATGATGATGAGCTGTTAGCGGAATGGAATCAGGTGAAGGATGATTTGGTGGAAATCAATGACCGCTATATTGAATCCTGTGAATTCATCATTGACCGCCTTAATACCTATATGCTTGCCAGCCGGTATGGAGTTGAGGCACCCGCCATTTTAAGCAGGATGAGGGAGGATGCGCTCGAGTATTTCGCCTATCAGCCGGCAGCAGAGAAGATCATTCATCTATTGAACCTGCTAGAAAATGCGACACATACCGTATTGAAGAGGCATATTGAATTTTCGTCCAAGCTTCATCCATCCATTCATTATTTGTTTACGAAGCTTAGTGAGGTATTAGTCAATCTGAATACGGAGGATGAGATGAATCTGGATAAATTATGTGAAAGTCTCATCCAAAATACGAACTTGACGATTGATTGGATTGCAAGAATTGAAGAACAGCCCGATTGCTTTTCGGTGAAAAAGGTTCACGGGAAGATAGGTAAGATAAAGAGGGAGGGGTATTCAACATGGTATGATATTTTGAATACCTTTGGTGTTGACCATTCCACACTCCCTGTCACATATGAGAATGAACTTTTACTAATCGGCTGCGAGAATGCCTTTTTGCATGAGACGATGTCCATGTTATTCAGCCTGATAGACCAGCATGAAAAATCATATTCGACCCAATGGAAGGATGCGGTCATTCTCTTCAATGAATGGATTATTAAGTCACAAACCTTAGAGCAGTCATGTGAGAATATTTGCTACGGATTTGGCGAATTTCTTCCGTTTGAGAGAAGTGCCCTTTTCCGTTTTTCGAATATGGAACAGATGGCAATCGGGCTTTATGCGCATCATTTGGATAAGGATGAAGTTAAGGCGATTCGTGAGCAAATGATTGATATACCAGCCATTCAGCATAAATTGAACCTGCTGAAGCCGGTTGGCCATACAATGAGGAACTTTCAGCCTATTTATATTGAAGATGCGGCATATGGATTCCCGGAGAAGGTAGTGAAACAATTCAATCTGGCCTCCATGATAATAGTCCCCATCTATGTTCCTGAAGAGGGGCAAATGATTGGGGGTGTCTTGCTCGACCAAGGCCCGGGTAAACATTTTCCGATTGATCGAACATTATTCCCGGCGTTAATGAAATTCGGGCAAAGTGCGGGTGAGCTGATGCTGAGGTATATAAAGCCGGATTATGTCAACACGGGTACGGACGTAAGAGAGGGGGTCAGTTTCTCTCCAAGGGAAATTGAAATCATTAAATTGCTGGCAGAAGGGGCTTCTACGACGGAAGCTGCCGTGAAGCTTTATCTGAGTGAGTATACGGTCAGGGATTATATATCTACTATAATGAAAAGGCTGAATGCAAAAAATCGAACGGAGGTGGCTGTGAAAGCGATTAGAATGGGGGTAATAGAATGA
- a CDS encoding DUF6230 family protein: MSNDAEVVQLGGHTARKTFWIALLSGFIFFGGLLTYFGMSGTIFAAAIGGMGEFNVKFDRMEGTDFKLLGGMADTAEKKNGAVVATNKIKDVKIQGLVITKDIPAMGVRVVVKSDPKQTVEIKGLIQKATQIDGDARFEKLTMQENYVGDIKDPQEKIAEEFTQVAPKIILTDATLKTLYLYQDSLTLPGMKVYFEKL, translated from the coding sequence ATGAGCAATGATGCTGAGGTAGTTCAATTGGGCGGCCACACGGCCAGAAAAACATTTTGGATAGCACTTCTTAGCGGATTCATATTCTTTGGGGGACTCTTAACTTACTTCGGCATGAGCGGCACCATATTTGCTGCCGCAATTGGAGGCATGGGGGAGTTTAATGTCAAATTTGACCGGATGGAAGGCACCGATTTCAAGCTATTGGGCGGTATGGCTGATACGGCAGAGAAGAAAAATGGCGCGGTTGTCGCGACAAACAAAATTAAAGACGTAAAAATCCAAGGCTTGGTCATTACGAAGGATATTCCTGCTATGGGAGTACGGGTTGTCGTTAAATCCGATCCAAAACAAACGGTGGAAATTAAAGGACTCATTCAAAAGGCCACCCAAATTGATGGGGATGCTAGATTTGAGAAACTGACCATGCAGGAAAACTACGTAGGGGACATTAAAGACCCGCAAGAAAAGATTGCAGAAGAATTCACACAGGTGGCACCAAAAATCATCTTAACGGATGCCACTCTTAAAACGCTTTACCTCTATCAAGATTCTCTCACATTGCCTGGCATGAAAGTGTATTTCGAGAAATTATAA
- a CDS encoding DUF6114 domain-containing protein, with protein sequence MVKTQSTNTKRQRFRNWRKSRPFWGAILALLSGLVILYVPLSLIEIAALPGTTLFIGFFLGGMVLLGGIMTLIMPQFAVFFGLFIMVSAILSIMGAMGGLVIGTLLGIIGGAKILAWRPYPKARKQKKQTNEAEDQIAAGQNMVIHKLKR encoded by the coding sequence ATGGTTAAAACTCAATCAACTAATACAAAGAGACAACGATTCCGTAATTGGAGGAAAAGCCGGCCATTTTGGGGAGCAATACTTGCTCTCCTTTCTGGCTTAGTCATTCTGTATGTTCCGCTTTCGCTCATTGAAATTGCCGCACTGCCTGGAACGACACTTTTCATAGGGTTCTTCCTCGGAGGCATGGTTTTGCTCGGCGGTATCATGACCCTTATTATGCCCCAATTTGCCGTCTTCTTCGGGCTGTTCATCATGGTCAGTGCCATTTTGTCCATCATGGGAGCGATGGGCGGTCTTGTCATTGGCACCCTTCTTGGGATTATCGGCGGCGCGAAAATCCTGGCATGGCGGCCATACCCAAAAGCCCGAAAGCAAAAAAAACAAACAAACGAAGCAGAGGACCAAATCGCAGCCGGCCAGAATATGGTTATTCACAAATTAAAACGTTAG